One region of Peribacillus simplex genomic DNA includes:
- a CDS encoding VCBS repeat-containing protein, whose amino-acid sequence MKKIMLFILLSSLLLNLSPIIVQADKKLNKELMKIVNEFKPSNSLIVSPDKPFPTKSIKLYDFNQDGRKEIIVTFEVKAKEQPSPSQYGAMVLKKVNNKWEKIWETRIKGVDLDFSGLADITGDGTKEYLFGVTIGAALGSKLKIFQWNDNSFKNIAEVLYHEIDILNGNQKEGLAVWRWYLAECSLVDVLKWNGDQLVYDKELFSKYYPVIEKFYNDKISKMDAWFYWYCLADAQIKANLFEEASKSIEKGSLLAKKLSMPEGVQNFNKLRDRLEEKKKSLKN is encoded by the coding sequence ATGAAGAAAATAATGCTATTTATCTTACTATCATCCTTATTATTAAACCTTTCTCCGATAATTGTTCAAGCTGACAAAAAACTGAATAAAGAGCTAATGAAAATTGTTAATGAGTTTAAACCGTCGAACTCGTTAATTGTAAGTCCTGACAAACCTTTCCCTACAAAGTCAATTAAACTATATGACTTTAATCAAGATGGACGGAAAGAAATAATCGTTACTTTTGAAGTTAAAGCAAAAGAACAGCCTTCCCCTTCCCAGTATGGAGCAATGGTATTAAAGAAGGTTAATAATAAGTGGGAAAAAATATGGGAGACAAGAATTAAAGGAGTAGATTTAGATTTTTCTGGATTAGCTGATATTACTGGTGATGGTACAAAAGAATATCTATTTGGTGTTACAATTGGCGCAGCATTAGGAAGTAAACTTAAAATTTTCCAGTGGAATGATAACTCATTCAAAAATATTGCAGAAGTTCTTTATCATGAAATTGACATTTTGAATGGAAATCAAAAAGAAGGTTTAGCAGTTTGGCGATGGTATCTTGCTGAGTGTTCTTTAGTAGATGTATTAAAATGGAATGGTGATCAATTAGTTTATGATAAAGAATTATTTTCTAAATATTATCCTGTTATCGAAAAATTTTATAACGATAAAATTTCTAAAATGGATGCGTGGTTCTACTGGTATTGCCTTGCAGATGCTCAAATTAAAGCGAATTTATTTGAAGAAGCTTCTAAATCAATCGAAAAAGGGAGTTTGTTAGCAAAAAAATTATCAATGCCTGAGGGAGTCCAAAACTTTAACAAATTAAGGGACAGACTGGAAGAAAAGAAAAAAAGCTTAAAGAACTAA
- a CDS encoding immune inhibitor A domain-containing protein, whose product MPLLSAGLAFSAFTPGVISHVNLSQEVKASGKEGAPIDLGIANDDRLIEMLKKNGTIPKDATATEAEKALQKYLHKLATASETNKKENSFEKKQAALKEQVKAKMDSNGLNEGKGNKSGQAKKNTVSSVKKEDWDGTERKDEVLVLLIDFPNLPHGQLTSDETDMYYSGPDAYSNQHYQDMIFGENGYVGPDGKKKISMKQYYEQQSGGSYTVDGKVAGWYTAKHPAAYYGAHDENAGNDKNPRALIREALADAAKDPSIDLNQYDKEDQFDLDGDGNMREPDGIIDHVMVIHSGVGEEAGGGKIGEEAIWSHSWDLGGLYPIPETKADVNYFGVDNLLGLAYTIEPEDGAAGVFAHEFGHDLGLPDEYDTLYSGLGEPVSYWSLMSSGSWTGKIPGTEPSGFSPYDKEFLQQTMTTNDFIPNWQSGSQINVNDVTSKGTEYLLDEASTKGTNDDVVKVNLPEKEILVNTPASGKSEYFSGSGNNLSNKMNTTIDLSNATSAQLTFKTWYSIEQDYDYATVRVNGQTVHGNITTNDDPQGSNPGNGITGDSGNKWVDATFDLSQFAGQKVQLSFNYVTDGGLAMAGFYVDDIKVSAGGSTILSDDAEGTSPFTFVGFSKSDGKKHASQYYLLEWRSHNGSDSGLANVNRKGTMLSYDQGLVVWYVDNSYDNNWTGPDYHPGDGFLGVVDADQHNNIWHYKDWKDPNGVYDVNKVLGSNSYQMHDAAFSLNKGSKVTIGDSSFYLKDNFTQSNAMFDDKQNYSNTQAPDVGRNIPKFGLKVRVVGQSADGTVGKIVLYK is encoded by the coding sequence ATGCCATTATTATCTGCTGGACTTGCATTTAGTGCGTTTACACCCGGAGTTATAAGTCATGTGAATTTATCTCAAGAAGTTAAGGCTTCTGGAAAAGAGGGAGCACCAATTGATTTAGGGATTGCAAATGATGACCGGCTAATTGAGATGTTAAAGAAAAATGGAACGATTCCGAAAGATGCGACGGCCACAGAAGCAGAAAAGGCATTACAAAAGTACTTACATAAGCTAGCGACGGCCTCGGAAACTAATAAAAAAGAAAATTCTTTTGAAAAGAAGCAGGCCGCACTAAAAGAACAAGTTAAAGCAAAAATGGATAGTAACGGTCTAAATGAGGGAAAAGGAAACAAGTCAGGGCAAGCAAAGAAAAATACTGTTTCCTCTGTCAAAAAAGAAGATTGGGATGGTACGGAAAGGAAAGACGAGGTCCTCGTTCTATTAATTGATTTTCCTAATCTTCCACACGGACAATTAACTTCCGATGAAACAGACATGTATTATAGCGGACCCGATGCATACTCCAACCAACATTATCAGGATATGATTTTCGGTGAAAATGGCTATGTCGGTCCGGATGGTAAAAAGAAGATCTCCATGAAACAGTATTACGAGCAACAGTCCGGCGGCAGTTATACGGTGGATGGTAAGGTTGCCGGCTGGTATACAGCCAAACATCCAGCTGCTTATTACGGCGCTCATGATGAAAATGCCGGTAATGATAAAAATCCAAGAGCACTTATTCGGGAAGCCCTTGCTGATGCGGCTAAAGATCCTTCAATTGATTTGAATCAATATGACAAAGAAGATCAGTTTGATTTGGACGGTGACGGCAATATGCGCGAACCAGATGGAATCATTGACCATGTCATGGTCATTCACTCTGGTGTCGGGGAAGAAGCAGGCGGCGGTAAAATTGGTGAAGAGGCAATTTGGTCTCACAGCTGGGATCTAGGCGGTCTCTACCCAATTCCCGAAACAAAAGCGGATGTAAACTATTTTGGTGTTGATAATTTGTTAGGACTAGCCTATACCATTGAACCAGAAGATGGAGCTGCGGGCGTATTTGCTCATGAATTCGGTCACGATTTAGGCTTGCCGGATGAGTATGACACTCTTTACAGCGGTTTAGGTGAACCAGTCAGCTACTGGTCACTCATGTCAAGTGGAAGCTGGACAGGGAAAATTCCAGGTACGGAACCATCTGGCTTCAGTCCATATGACAAAGAGTTTTTACAGCAAACGATGACAACAAATGACTTTATACCAAACTGGCAGTCAGGAAGTCAAATAAACGTAAATGATGTTACTTCTAAAGGAACAGAGTACTTGCTTGATGAAGCAAGTACAAAAGGCACAAATGATGATGTTGTTAAAGTAAATCTTCCTGAAAAGGAGATATTAGTTAATACGCCTGCAAGTGGGAAGTCAGAGTACTTCAGTGGGAGTGGAAATAATCTAAGTAACAAAATGAACACGACTATTGACTTATCCAATGCTACTTCTGCTCAACTTACATTTAAAACCTGGTACTCTATCGAACAAGATTATGATTATGCTACTGTTCGTGTCAATGGTCAAACGGTTCATGGTAACATCACAACGAATGATGATCCTCAAGGGTCAAATCCAGGCAATGGTATTACAGGAGATTCCGGAAACAAATGGGTAGATGCAACATTTGATTTATCTCAATTTGCTGGCCAAAAAGTCCAATTAAGCTTCAATTATGTCACTGATGGCGGATTGGCAATGGCTGGTTTTTATGTTGATGATATCAAGGTAAGTGCGGGTGGCAGCACAATTCTGTCCGATGATGCGGAAGGAACTTCACCATTTACTTTTGTAGGTTTCTCCAAATCTGATGGCAAAAAACATGCAAGTCAGTATTACCTTCTTGAATGGAGATCCCATAACGGTTCTGATTCAGGTTTAGCCAATGTGAACCGTAAAGGAACCATGTTATCTTATGATCAAGGTTTAGTAGTTTGGTATGTTGATAACTCCTACGATAACAACTGGACAGGTCCAGACTACCACCCTGGTGATGGTTTCTTAGGTGTTGTCGACGCCGACCAGCACAATAATATCTGGCATTATAAAGACTGGAAGGATCCAAACGGTGTATATGATGTTAATAAAGTCCTTGGCTCAAACAGCTATCAAATGCATGATGCAGCATTTAGCTTAAACAAAGGTAGTAAAGTGACCATTGGTGATTCTTCTTTCTACTTGAAAGATAACTTTACTCAAAGCAATGCCATGTTTGATGATAAACAGAATTACAGCAATACCCAAGCTCCTGACGTTGGCCGTAATATTCCAAAATTCGGACTAAAGGTTCGCGTTGTTGGCCAAAGTGCTGACGGTACTGTAGGTAAAATTGTACTTTATAAATAA
- a CDS encoding Ger(x)C family spore germination protein: MSQYFGHKKELAKHGVAELADPLGRSTDIGRDVYMAVVDGSVEELLTFEYPNAPTSAEYLSDFMERNLKDIIPQPTVHAFLDQYEGFNQDPFLPIIRKKDDHIQYKGLALFKDDLYVGELSNKDSYIFKLFYEKTKTGTYEISFKNKKYIATENIRSKVKYKVSGSQDNPRVSVHVSVIGEVKDASSVLKKGNTMKEVEKEWSKETTERAEKMMRKFQELKIDPLGIGEKVRSHFRNLTATQPFLFNFI, from the coding sequence TTGAGTCAATATTTTGGACACAAAAAAGAGCTGGCAAAACACGGAGTCGCCGAGCTTGCTGATCCGCTTGGACGCTCTACCGATATTGGCAGAGATGTTTACATGGCGGTCGTCGACGGCAGCGTTGAGGAGCTGTTAACTTTTGAGTATCCTAATGCGCCGACATCTGCTGAATATCTTTCCGATTTCATGGAGAGAAATCTGAAGGATATTATTCCTCAGCCAACTGTTCATGCTTTCCTGGATCAATATGAAGGGTTCAATCAAGATCCTTTTCTACCTATTATTAGGAAAAAAGACGATCATATTCAATATAAAGGTCTCGCTCTTTTTAAGGATGATCTCTACGTAGGAGAGCTTTCCAATAAGGACAGTTATATATTTAAACTCTTTTACGAAAAGACTAAAACAGGCACATATGAAATAAGCTTCAAAAATAAAAAGTACATTGCTACTGAAAATATTCGATCCAAAGTGAAATATAAAGTGTCCGGCAGCCAAGACAATCCGCGGGTGTCGGTTCATGTCTCGGTGATAGGAGAGGTTAAAGATGCTTCCAGCGTGTTGAAGAAAGGGAACACGATGAAAGAAGTGGAGAAGGAATGGAGCAAAGAGACGACGGAAAGAGCGGAAAAAATGATGAGGAAATTTCAGGAGCTAAAGATTGATCCGCTCGGAATCGGTGAAAAAGTCCGGAGCCATTTTCGGAACTTGACCGCTACCCAACCGTTCCTGTTCAATTTTATATGA
- a CDS encoding Lsa family ABC-F type ribosomal protection protein yields MSMIKVQDLTFSYPGSFDNIFEGVNFQMDTDWKLGFIGRNGRGKTTFFNLLLGNYEYSGKITSSVEFNYFPYPVSDKNKFTHEILEEICPQAEDWEFLREISYLNVDAEVMYRPFKTLSNGEQTKVLLAALFLNEGQFLLIDEPTNHLDTDARKMVSDYLRKKKGFILISHDRIFLDGCVDHILSINRANIEVQSGNFSSWKLNFDRQQEHEEATNERLQKDIGRLKQSSKRSEAWSHQVEATKNGTRNSGSKLDKGFVGHKAAKMMKRSKNLESRKQKAIEEKSKLLKNVEKTDSLKLEQLKFQSNELVVLADVSVQYDDQIVNEPISFIIEQGDRIVLDGKNGSGKSSILKLILGHPIQHTGSVNLGSGLIISYVQQDTSHLKGSLSDFIEEQEIDETLFKSILRKMDFDRIQFEKEISHYSGGQKKKLLIAKSLCEKAHLYIWDEPLNFIDIYSRMQIEELIQQFNPTMVIVEHDQAFQQTVATKTISM; encoded by the coding sequence ATGTCAATGATAAAAGTTCAAGACTTAACTTTTTCATATCCAGGTAGCTTTGATAATATTTTTGAAGGTGTAAACTTTCAAATGGATACGGATTGGAAACTAGGATTTATCGGTAGAAACGGACGAGGAAAAACGACATTCTTTAATTTATTATTAGGGAATTATGAGTATAGTGGGAAAATCACTTCTTCGGTAGAATTTAATTATTTCCCTTACCCAGTTTCAGATAAGAACAAGTTTACTCATGAAATCCTTGAAGAAATTTGTCCCCAAGCAGAAGATTGGGAATTTCTTCGTGAAATATCCTATTTAAATGTTGATGCCGAGGTCATGTACCGACCATTTAAAACATTATCAAATGGAGAACAAACAAAGGTATTGCTTGCTGCACTGTTTTTGAATGAGGGTCAATTTCTATTAATTGATGAGCCAACAAATCATCTAGATACTGATGCACGAAAGATGGTCTCTGATTATCTAAGGAAGAAAAAAGGATTTATTTTAATTTCACATGACAGAATCTTTTTAGACGGGTGCGTTGACCATATCTTATCTATAAATAGAGCAAACATTGAAGTCCAAAGTGGTAACTTTTCTTCTTGGAAGTTAAATTTTGATAGACAGCAGGAACACGAAGAAGCAACAAATGAGCGTCTACAAAAAGACATAGGGAGATTAAAACAGTCTTCAAAGCGTTCAGAAGCTTGGTCTCATCAAGTGGAGGCCACTAAAAACGGGACAAGGAATTCTGGTTCCAAGTTGGACAAAGGTTTTGTAGGGCATAAAGCGGCCAAGATGATGAAGAGATCGAAGAATCTTGAATCAAGGAAACAAAAAGCTATTGAAGAAAAGTCAAAATTACTAAAAAATGTAGAGAAAACTGATTCGTTAAAATTAGAACAATTGAAATTCCAGTCAAATGAATTGGTTGTTTTGGCTGATGTGTCTGTTCAGTATGATGACCAAATAGTGAATGAGCCAATTAGCTTTATAATTGAACAAGGTGACCGAATTGTACTTGATGGAAAGAATGGAAGTGGGAAAAGTAGTATCCTAAAACTAATTCTAGGACATCCGATTCAGCATACAGGCTCAGTTAATTTAGGCTCAGGACTCATCATTTCCTATGTCCAACAAGATACTTCTCATTTGAAAGGATCGTTATCAGATTTTATTGAAGAGCAAGAGATTGATGAGACGTTATTTAAATCTATCCTACGTAAGATGGATTTTGACCGAATTCAATTTGAGAAAGAAATATCTCATTATTCTGGTGGACAAAAGAAAAAGCTGCTTATCGCTAAAAGTTTATGTGAAAAAGCTCATTTATATATATGGGATGAACCATTAAATTTTATTGATATTTATTCGCGTATGCAGATTGAAGAGCTTATTCAACAATTTAATCCCACAATGGTTATTGTTGAGCATGATCAGGCATTTCAACAAACAGTTGCAACAAAAACTATATCTATGTAG
- a CDS encoding DUF3885 domain-containing protein → MNENFPNLELRPPLFYSWKIGIRFELGVDYDRDNDYENSPYLQGVYKRAITLFKSLHSHNDDLYIVVDVNDYADGYKHKSKTFSRYIKEKSVLYGLNQKTIPYIFPDDDDEGTYKTHRFTLKCKTSDFTYIPMLKAICNNDMGIRPSIFNRVYFININRKTIFHVYDDRGCDLLATSPETIRDVYDKYNDWILDYDRNEIDETFK, encoded by the coding sequence ATGAATGAGAATTTCCCGAACTTAGAACTTAGACCACCCTTGTTTTATAGTTGGAAAATTGGTATCCGTTTTGAATTAGGTGTGGACTATGATAGAGATAATGATTATGAAAATAGCCCATATCTACAAGGAGTATATAAAAGGGCTATCACTTTATTTAAGTCCTTGCATTCTCATAACGATGATCTTTATATCGTAGTTGACGTAAACGATTATGCAGATGGTTATAAACATAAATCAAAAACTTTTTCTCGTTATATTAAAGAGAAATCGGTCTTATATGGGTTAAACCAAAAAACAATTCCTTATATTTTTCCTGACGATGATGATGAAGGAACATATAAAACACATAGATTTACTTTAAAATGTAAAACGTCTGACTTCACATACATTCCTATGTTAAAAGCAATCTGCAATAATGATATGGGCATAAGACCAAGTATTTTTAATAGAGTCTATTTTATCAACATCAACAGGAAAACTATATTTCACGTTTATGATGACAGGGGTTGTGATTTATTGGCGACCTCTCCCGAAACAATAAGAGATGTTTATGACAAATACAACGATTGGATATTAGATTACGACAGAAATGAAATAGACGAGACATTCAAATAA
- a CDS encoding tyrosine-type recombinase/integrase, whose translation MDAAEGDDPLFTTNTGRAYSPSYLSQFLKKVIKESGLLFLKFRSSSVGPHTFRHAFAIISHLNGVNVYQIMMSLGHEQLSTIEIYLQKVFEKERHAISFV comes from the coding sequence ATAGATGCAGCAGAAGGAGACGACCCTCTTTTTACGACCAATACCGGCCGTGCCTACTCTCCCTCTTATTTGTCTCAATTCTTAAAAAAAGTCATAAAAGAGAGTGGATTGCTCTTTTTGAAGTTCCGTTCTTCCTCCGTTGGTCCTCATACCTTTAGGCATGCTTTCGCCATCATTTCTCACTTAAATGGAGTTAATGTCTATCAGATTATGATGAGTCTGGGCCATGAGCAGCTATCCACTATAGAAATTTATTTGCAAAAGGTTTTTGAAAAAGAACGCCATGCGATTTCATTTGTGTAA
- a CDS encoding macrolide family glycosyltransferase produces the protein MARVLFINGGSEGHINPTIGVVHELISRGEEVVYFTIEAFRERIEKTGATVRTLDGEKFVKAFISGGRNYLLERINGLLHTADVVIPSVLKQIEGEHFDYIIHDSMFGCGYLLAQILKLPAINSCTSFAQTKASFDKMLEQLSKKIPTERVKPIYDEYQSLTAMVKEKYDVVIDSPYEVFCNPAPLTIIYTTREFQPFGEVFNQTYKFVGPSISTRLKQENFDLTSIKGKSPIYISLGTVFNQEIDFYKLCFKAFEATDHTVLMSIGKNAQISDLGDIPRNFIVKNYVPQTEVLKYTKLFITHGGMNSTNEGLYYGVPLIVIPQSADQPIIAKQVANIGAGIQLQMQSLTANQLNEAVEHLLNHPSFHKAVSNISESFQKSGGYHQAVDEIFQFKSQYDI, from the coding sequence ATGGCACGTGTTTTATTTATTAATGGTGGATCAGAAGGACATATCAATCCAACTATTGGAGTTGTGCATGAGCTTATTTCGCGTGGAGAAGAGGTGGTGTACTTTACGATAGAAGCTTTTCGAGAGCGTATTGAGAAGACCGGAGCTACTGTACGAACATTAGACGGTGAAAAATTTGTAAAAGCCTTTATCTCTGGTGGAAGAAATTATTTACTCGAAAGAATCAACGGTCTTTTGCATACAGCTGATGTCGTGATACCTAGTGTTCTGAAGCAAATCGAAGGAGAACATTTTGATTATATCATCCACGATTCCATGTTTGGTTGTGGGTATTTACTTGCACAAATACTTAAACTTCCGGCAATTAATTCTTGTACATCTTTTGCGCAGACAAAAGCATCATTCGATAAAATGTTGGAACAACTTTCTAAAAAAATCCCTACAGAAAGAGTTAAACCTATATACGATGAATATCAAAGCCTGACGGCAATGGTGAAGGAAAAATATGATGTGGTGATCGATTCTCCTTACGAAGTTTTTTGTAATCCTGCACCACTTACAATCATTTATACAACTAGGGAGTTTCAACCTTTCGGAGAAGTATTCAACCAAACTTACAAATTTGTTGGTCCATCCATCTCCACACGATTAAAGCAAGAAAACTTCGACCTTACTTCAATCAAAGGAAAAAGCCCAATTTATATTTCACTGGGTACTGTCTTTAACCAAGAAATTGATTTCTATAAGCTATGTTTTAAGGCATTCGAGGCCACTGATCATACTGTCTTGATGTCTATCGGGAAAAATGCTCAAATATCTGACTTGGGGGATATTCCTAGAAACTTCATTGTGAAAAATTATGTTCCACAAACTGAGGTGCTGAAATACACGAAATTATTTATCACTCATGGTGGAATGAACAGTACCAATGAGGGTCTCTACTACGGGGTTCCGCTAATTGTAATTCCGCAAAGTGCGGATCAGCCGATAATTGCCAAGCAAGTTGCCAATATAGGAGCAGGTATTCAATTACAAATGCAAAGTTTGACGGCAAATCAACTTAATGAAGCGGTAGAGCATTTGTTAAACCACCCATCCTTCCATAAAGCTGTTTCAAATATTAGTGAATCCTTTCAAAAATCGGGTGGGTATCATCAAGCTGTTGATGAGATTTTCCAATTTAAAAGTCAATATGATATATAA
- a CDS encoding patatin-like phospholipase family protein produces MTKYRIMSFDGGGTLGALSLQLLNRLAQHNPKLIRRTNVFSGNSIGSFTALALASGRSPKETLQFFKDKILPAFSVSRPGGPVFNQQLPYSGFVKAVQTFFPPDLLLKDLKRRIVVPAFHLFSPELNRWTPVLFHNFPGSPYLNEKASDVILRSSGAPATQRAYQNYVDGYTVTTNPSTASIAFAVGKAKQPLDQIAVLSIGTGEEPTQLRRDTKGWGMVSADNIRPENMKNLPPNWGVLLDRSPNEPLLPFLQIVASGSGYYESMVSSQLLGNRFFRLNPRIPNFSKTDPSVVPAVISIANKTNLQPAIQFIEKNWN; encoded by the coding sequence TTGACAAAATATCGGATTATGTCCTTTGATGGAGGCGGTACCTTAGGTGCTTTAAGTTTACAACTTTTGAACAGACTGGCTCAGCACAACCCAAAATTAATTAGGCGAACCAATGTTTTTTCAGGAAATTCAATCGGTTCATTCACTGCCCTTGCGTTAGCAAGTGGAAGATCGCCCAAGGAGACACTCCAGTTTTTTAAGGATAAAATCCTGCCGGCATTCAGCGTTTCCCGACCAGGTGGACCTGTATTCAACCAACAATTACCATATTCTGGTTTCGTTAAAGCGGTGCAAACATTTTTTCCACCAGACCTTCTCCTCAAAGACTTAAAAAGACGAATTGTTGTCCCTGCATTTCATTTATTCTCACCGGAGCTGAATCGTTGGACTCCTGTGTTATTCCACAACTTTCCTGGCTCTCCCTATTTAAATGAGAAAGCGAGTGATGTAATACTACGGAGCAGTGGTGCTCCCGCGACACAACGAGCCTATCAAAACTACGTGGATGGGTATACAGTAACAACTAACCCCAGTACAGCCAGTATCGCGTTTGCAGTGGGGAAAGCCAAACAGCCGTTGGATCAAATTGCGGTATTATCCATTGGAACAGGTGAAGAGCCGACTCAATTAAGAAGAGATACGAAGGGGTGGGGGATGGTGAGTGCAGATAACATACGCCCCGAAAATATGAAGAACCTTCCCCCAAATTGGGGAGTCCTTTTGGACCGATCGCCCAATGAACCCTTACTGCCATTTCTTCAGATTGTCGCTAGTGGATCCGGTTACTATGAATCCATGGTCAGTTCTCAGCTTCTAGGAAATCGTTTTTTTCGGTTAAATCCACGGATCCCTAATTTCTCCAAAACGGACCCGTCTGTAGTTCCCGCTGTCATTTCAATTGCTAACAAAACAAATTTACAACCTGCAATTCAATTTATAGAGAAAAACTGGAATTAA
- a CDS encoding CoA-acylating methylmalonate-semialdehyde dehydrogenase produces MIKSEFNTKTLTHFIGGEMKPGRSERFGKVYNPSTGEVTAFCPYASVEEVNETIEVAHSAFAAWKNTSVAKRVEVIHRFRSLLIEETERLANIIGLESGKTISDAKGEISRGIESVDLAINAPHMLKGEYSVNVGGNINSFSMKQPLGVVAAISPFNFPVMVPLAMTSMAVACGNAVILKPSERVPNSALFISDLWKKAGLPDGIWSIVNGDKEAVDALLKNPKVCAISFVGSTRVAEYVYHEGSRNNKRVASFGGGKNHMIIMPDADLDQVVTAFLGAAFGSASQRCMAISAAVPVGKATADAFVAKLKTRVLELKVGAYNDNNADFGAVITQESKDSVIKYINESLEEGAQLYVDGRNPKICETEKGFYLGPTILDHVTPDMKIYRDEVFGPARIVVRVNSLDEAIELINNHEYGNGVTIFTENGSAARKFSEQIEVGMVGVNVPIPIPVGYYNFGGWKRSKFGEGHMFGPDTVRFFTKTKTISERWPESKDNENKAEFSFPSNQ; encoded by the coding sequence ATGATTAAAAGTGAATTTAATACGAAAACATTAACTCATTTTATTGGTGGAGAAATGAAACCTGGCAGAAGTGAACGCTTTGGAAAGGTATATAATCCTTCAACGGGTGAAGTAACGGCTTTTTGTCCATATGCTTCAGTAGAGGAAGTAAATGAAACAATTGAAGTGGCACATTCGGCTTTTGCAGCTTGGAAAAATACGTCTGTAGCAAAAAGAGTGGAAGTTATTCATCGCTTTAGAAGCCTTCTAATAGAGGAAACAGAACGACTGGCAAATATAATAGGTCTTGAAAGCGGCAAAACAATTTCTGATGCAAAAGGTGAAATTAGTAGAGGAATTGAATCGGTTGATTTGGCGATAAATGCTCCACATATGTTAAAAGGTGAATACTCTGTCAATGTTGGTGGAAATATCAACTCTTTTTCAATGAAACAACCTCTAGGTGTAGTTGCAGCGATTTCTCCATTCAATTTTCCAGTAATGGTACCGCTCGCAATGACTTCTATGGCAGTAGCTTGTGGAAATGCGGTAATTTTAAAACCCTCTGAACGTGTTCCGAACTCAGCTTTATTTATCTCGGATCTATGGAAAAAAGCGGGCCTACCAGATGGGATTTGGAGTATCGTTAACGGTGACAAAGAGGCAGTTGATGCATTACTTAAAAATCCAAAAGTATGTGCCATATCTTTTGTAGGTTCTACAAGGGTAGCTGAATATGTTTATCACGAAGGAAGCCGAAATAATAAAAGAGTAGCTTCTTTTGGTGGAGGAAAGAATCATATGATTATTATGCCGGATGCTGATTTAGATCAAGTTGTTACTGCCTTCCTAGGTGCAGCATTTGGTTCTGCATCCCAACGCTGTATGGCGATTTCAGCAGCTGTTCCGGTTGGTAAAGCTACAGCTGATGCATTTGTAGCAAAATTAAAAACTCGTGTACTAGAATTAAAAGTAGGGGCATATAATGACAATAATGCAGACTTCGGAGCTGTAATTACACAAGAATCAAAGGATTCTGTTATCAAGTATATTAATGAAAGTCTTGAAGAAGGCGCACAATTATATGTGGATGGCCGGAATCCTAAAATATGTGAAACGGAAAAAGGTTTTTATTTAGGACCAACGATTTTAGATCATGTTACTCCTGACATGAAAATTTATCGTGATGAGGTGTTCGGACCGGCACGTATTGTGGTACGCGTAAATAGCTTAGACGAAGCAATTGAATTAATTAATAATCACGAATATGGTAATGGTGTTACGATTTTCACAGAAAATGGGTCTGCTGCAAGGAAGTTCTCAGAACAAATTGAAGTGGGAATGGTCGGTGTGAACGTACCGATTCCGATACCAGTCGGATACTACAACTTTGGAGGGTGGAAGCGTTCGAAATTCGGGGAAGGCCACATGTTTGGTCCAGACACCGTTCGCTTTTTCACAAAAACCAAAACGATTTCAGAAAGATGGCCTGAATCCAAAGACAACGAAAATAAAGCGGAATTTTCATTTCCAAGTAATCAATAA